From Triticum urartu cultivar G1812 chromosome 2, Tu2.1, whole genome shotgun sequence, a single genomic window includes:
- the LOC125535109 gene encoding glyoxylate/hydroxypyruvate reductase HPR3-like: MAAPPPADERPLVMLAQPLFPEFAAALAGRYRFVLLADADAPAAAEVRVLLVGGLPLVTAQHLGALPALQLVACTSVGVDHVDLDACRSRGLSVTNAGAAFAADSADYAVGLLVAVLRRVAAADTYVRSGRWTADGDYPLTTKVSGKRVGIVGLGNIGSRVARRLAAFGCAVSYHSRSPKPSAPYPFVPALRELAAGSDVLVLSCALTDETKHMVNRDVMEALGKGGVLVNVGRGGLVDEPELVRCLREGVIGGAGLDVYQNEPAVPPELLAMDNVVLSDHRAVLTTESIGGVLEVVIANLDAFFSGRPLVSPVQL, encoded by the exons atggccgcgccgccgcccgccgacgAGAGGCCGCTGGTGATGCTGGCGCAGCCACTCTTCCCGGAGTTCGCCGCGGCGCTCGCCGGCCGCTACCGGTTCGTGCTGCTCGCGGACGCCGACGCGCCGGCCGCGGCCGAGGTGAGGGTGCTGTTGGTCGGGGGCCTCCCGCTGGTCACGGCCCAGCACCTGGGCGCGCTCCCGGCGCTCCAGCTCGTGGCGTGCACCTCCGTGGGCGTCGACCACGTGGACCTCGACGCGTGCCGGAGCCGCGGGCTCAGCGTGACCAACGCCGGCGCCGCGTTCGCGGCCGACTCGGCCGACTACGCCGTTGGGCTTCTCGTCGCCGTGCTCCGGAGGGTGGCCGCCGCCGACACGTACGTCCGCAGCGGCAGGTGGACGGCCGACGGCGACTATCCTCTCACGACCAAG GTGAGCGGCAAGCGGGTGGGGATCGTGGGGCTGGGCAACATCGGCTCGCGCGTCGCCCGGCGTCTCGCCGCCTTCGGCTGCGCGGTCTCCTACCACTCAAGGTCGCCCAAGCCGTCGGCGCCGTACCCGTTCGTCCCGGCGCTGCGTGAACTCGCCGCCGGCAGCGACGTGCTGGTGCTCTCCTGCGCGCTGACGGACGAGACGAAGCACATGGTGAACCGGGACGTGATGGAGGCGCTGGGGAAGGGCGGGGTGCTGGTCAACGTCGGCCGGGGCGGCCTGGTGGACGAGCCGGAGCTGGTCAGGTGCCTCCGTGAGGGCGTCATCGGCGGCGCCGGCCTGGACGTGTACCAGAACGAGCCCGCCGTGCCGCCGGAGCTGCTCGCCATGGACAACGTCGTGCTGTCGGACCACAGGGCCGTGCTCACGACAGAGTCCATCGGCGGCGTGCTTGAGGTCGTCATCGCCAACCTCGACGCCTTCTTCTCGGGGAGGCCGCTGGTCAGCCCCGTGCAACTCTGA